From the genome of Pseudonocardia sp. EC080619-01:
GTTCACGACGGCGTCGACGCCGTCGAGCGTGCCGTCCTCGATGGTCCCCGCGGGTGGGTCCCAGCTGCGCTCGTCGGGCGCGGCGGCCGAGCGCCGAACCAGGCGCAGCACCTCGTGCCCCGCGCCCCGCAGGTGGGCGACCAGGGCGGTTCCGATCAGTCCGGACGAACCGGCGACGACGACTCGCACGGCGGCGATCCTTCCGGTTCCGGGCGGTCCGCGCGACCCGGACATGCCGCGACGGTGATCACCGCATCACACGGCCGGGTGAACGACGGCGGCCCGTCCCGGTGGAACCGGGACGGGCCGCGACATCGTGTTCCGCGTGTCCGGGAAGGACTACAGGCCGAGCTCGGCCTCGAACGCGCCCTCCTCCAGGCGGGCCCGGACGGCCGAGAGGAACCGGCCGGCGTCCGCGCCGTCGACCAGACGGTGGTCGTAGGTCAGCGGCAGGTAGCACACCGAACGGATGGCGATGACGTCCTCGCCCTCCGGGCCGGCGACGACCTTCGGCTCCTTCGCGATCGCGCCGGTGCCGAGGATGCCCACCTGCGGCTGGTTGATGATCGGCGTGTCGAACAGCGCCCCGGCGGAGCCGATGTTCGTGATCGTGAAGGTGCCGCCGGACAGCTCGTCCGGGCCGATCTTCCCGTCGCGGGTGCGGGCCGCGACGTCGGCGATCTTCTTGGCGATGCCGGCCAGCGACAGGTCGTCGGCGTCCTTGATGACGGGGACGAGCAGGCCGCGCGGCGTGTCGACCGCGATGCCCATGTGCACCGGCCCGTGGTAGGTGACCTGCTTGGCGTCCTCGGAGATCGAGGCGTTCAGCGACGGGAAGGCCTTGAGCGCCTCGATGGTCGCCTTGGCGATGAAGGCCAGGAAGGTGAGGTTGGCGCCCTCACGCTTCTTGAAGTCCTCCTTGACCCGGTTCCGCAGCTTGACGATGCGGGTCAGGTCGATCTCCTGGACCGTGGTCAGCTGCGCCGAGGTCGACAGGGACTCGGTCATGCGCTGGGCGATGACCTGGCGCAGGCGCGGCAGCTTGACCGTGGTGCCCGGCTCCGGGGCGTCGCCGGAGCGGGTCGGGACGGCCTGCGGCTGCTTCGGCGCGCCACCGGCGGCCGGTGCCGACGGGGCGGCCGGGGCCGGTGCCGACTTCTGCTCGGCCGCGGCCAGCACGTCCTGCTTGCGGATGCGCCCGCCGACACCGGAACCGGTGACCGACTCGAGGTCGACGCCGTTCTCCTGGGCGAGCTTGCGGACCAGCGGCGTGACGTAGGGCTTCTCGCCCGACCCGTTCGACGACGACGCGCCGCCCTGGGTGTCGGTCGAGCCCTTCGGCGCGGCCGCCTGCTCCTTCGGGGCCTCGGCCTTCGGCTGCGCGGGCGTCGGCTCCGGCTTCGGCTCCGGCTGCTTCGGGGCCTCCTGCTCCGGCTCCTCCTTGGGGGCCGGGGCCTCCTGCTGCGCCGGGGCGGCCGAGCCGTCGCCGACCAGCGCGAGCTGCGCGCCGACCTCGACGGTCTCGTCCTCGCCGACGGTGTGCTCGAGCACGGTGCCGGCGACCGGCGAGGGGATCTCGGTGTCGACCTTGTCGGTGGAGACCTCGAGCAGCGGCTCGTCGACCTCGACCGACTCGCCGACCTGCTTGAGCCAGCGGGTCACGGTGCCCTCGGTGACCGACTCGCCCAGCTCGGGCATGGTCACCGGGGAGCCGGAACCGCCGCCGGAGGAGCCGCCCGGCTCCTGCTTCGGCGCCGGGGCCTCCTCCTGCGCGGGCTCGGGCTCCGGCTCGGCCTCCTGGGCCGCCTGCTCGGAACCGCCGCCGGAGGTGTCGGCCTCGCCGGCGTCGCCGATCACGGCCAGCTCGCCGCCGACCTCGACGGTCTCGTCCTCGCCCGCGATGATGCGCTTCAGCACGCCTGCCGCCGGCGACGGGATCTCGGTGTCGACCTTGTCGGTGGAGACCTCGAGCAACGGCTCGTCGACCTCGACGGTGTCGCCCTCGGCCTTGAGCCAGCGGGTGACGGTGCCCTCGGTGACACTCTCGCCCAGGGCGGGCATCTCAACGGTGACGGCCATGTGGGGTGGAGCTCCTCTTGTTCCGCGTGGGTGTTCGGGTCTGTGGCGGCCGGGGGGTCAGCCGTGGGTGTGCAGCGGTTTCCCGGCCAGCGCGAGGTGGGCCTCGCCGAGGGCCTCGCTCTGCGTGGGGTGGGCGTGGATCAGTGCGGCGACGTCGGCGGGGAGTGCCTCCCAGTTGTAGATCAGTTGCGCTTCCCCGACGAGCTCACCGACCCGCGACCCGACCATGTGCACGCCCACCACGGGCCCGTCCGCGCCGGACGGCCCCGCCTGGACGAGCTTGATCGCGCCGGAGGTCTGCAGGATCTGGGACTTCCCGTTCCCGGCCAGGTCGTAGGTGAGGGTGTGCACCTCGCCGTACCGGTCGCGGGCGTCCGCCTCGGTCAGCCCGACCGAGGCGATCTCCGGATCGCAGTAGGTCACGCGCGGGATGCCGTCGTCGGTCACCGGGACCGGGGACAGCCCGGCGACCTCCTCGGCGACGAAGATCCCGTGCGCGAATCCGCGGTGGGCGAGCTGCAGGCCGGGCGTGACGTCCCCGACGGCGAAGACGCCGTCCAGGTTCGTGCGCAGCCGCTCGTCGATGGTGACGAATCCGCCGTCCATCGCGACGCCGGCCTCGGCGAAGCCGTGACCGGTGGTGTTGGGGCCGCGGCCGACCGCGACCAGCAGGAGGTCCGCCTCGATCTCCTCGCCGGACTCCAGGGACACCGTGACGGTGTCGCCCTGCCGGGTGGCCTTCGAGAAGCGCACTCCCGTCCGGGCGGTGATCCGGCGCCGGCGGAAGGCGCGGGCGAGCTGGGTGGAGGCGAACTCGTCCTCGCCCGGGACCAGCCGGGGCAGCGCCTCGACGACGGTGACCTCGGCCCCGAACGAGCGCCACACGCTGGCGAACTCGACGCCGATCACGCCGCCGCCGAGCACGACGACCCGCTGCGGGACGTCGTCGAGCGAGATCGCGGCGTCGGAGGTGACGATGCGGTCGTCGAGCTCCAGGCCGGGCAGCGAGCGTGCGTACGAACCGGTCGCCAGCACGACGTTGCGGCCGGTCCAGCGTTCGTCACCGACCCGGACGACGCCGGGGCCCTCCAGGGTGCCGGCGCCCTCGACCACGGTGATGCCGCGGGAGGCGACCAGGCCCTGCAGTCCCTTGTGCAGGCGGGAGACGACGCCGTCCTTGTAGGAGTTGACCCCGGCCATGTCGACACCGTCGAACGTGGACCGGATTCCGACCTTGCCGCCGTCGCGGGCGTGGTCGGCGACCTCGGCGGCGTGCAGCAGCGCCTTGGTCGGGACGCAGCCCCGGTGCAGGCAGGTACCGCCGAGCTTGTCCTTCTCGACGAGCACGACCGACAGCCCGAGCTCCGCCGCACGCAACGCGCAGGCGTAGCCGCCGGAACCGCCCCCCAGGATCACCAGGTCGGCGGTGTCCGTGCTCCGCAGGCCCTCCTCGGACACCGATCAACTCCCTCCCGGTCGCGCCCGGCTGCTCCGTCAGCGGTACGCGACACCGCACTGCGGCGCCCATCTTGTCACTACCCGGCCGTCGCGCCACCGGGGTGTCGGGAGCAGATCACGCGTCCCGTGCGTTGGGGTACAGGAGACGCTGTGTCCGTTTCGCCGCACCCGGGCGACGGACGCGCCACGAGCGGACGAGAGGGGTGACGCGCATGGGCCTGCTGGACAGGTTCCGTCCCCGCAGGTCCTCCGGTGGGGGACGGCCACGGGACGACGAGGCCTACCTGCGGGAATGGGCGGACGCGCGGATCGGGGTGGAGGCCTTCGTGGAGCCGCGCACGACCGTGACCGAGACGACGGTGGTCTTCGTCGCCCACGACGGCGAGTGGACCCGGCGGCGGGTCGGGAACCCGAACCGGGCGAAGAAGCTCGCCCGGTCGATGCGCATCCCGATCTACGACGTCCAGCTGGTGGGATACCCGAACCGGATGCGCGAGCACGACGCCCGCGGGCGTGCGCTGCGCAAGCGGGAGCGGCAGGAGGAGATGCTGCGCCAGCTGCGGGACAAGGACCGGTAGGGATCGGTAGGGATCGGTAGGGATCGGCAGGTCCTGGCTCAGCGCCGCAGCGACCGCGCCTTGCGTGCGCCGACGGCCCGCATGGCGGGCTCCATCCGGAGAGCGGGCCCCGGCAGCAGCGCCGTGAGCCGCAGGACGGCGCCGCGCCAGGCCGGGATCGTCCGGTAGACGCGGGCGGTGCCGAACATCCCGACGAGCCCGGTCGCGACCTGCGTGGGGGTGACGAGCGTCCCGGAACGGACGAGCGCCTGCGCCTGCCCGCCCGGCTCCATCCCGCGCAGCAGGGCGGTGTCCACCCCGTCCGGGCAGATCGCGTGCACCCGGATGCCCTCCCGCCGGACCTCGGAGGCGAGCCCCGACACCAGCGACAGGGCGCCCGCCTTCGACGCCGCGTACACCGACAGCCCGGGCACCGGGCCGAGCCCGGACAGCGACACGGTCACGCCGATCTCGCCGCCGTGCGCGGTGCCGGCCGCGGCCTGCTCGCGGAACGCGGCGATCGCGGCGCGGGCGCCCCAGGCGGGACCCAGCGTGTTCACCTCGACGAGGGCGCGGACCCGCGCCTCGGACAGCGCCGTCAGGGTGCCGTCGAAGCCCACCCCGGCGTTGGCGACCCAGGCGCCCAGCGGGGCCAGCTCGCGGGCGGCCGCCGTCACGTCGTGGGCGGCCGCGGGGTCGGTGACGTCGTGGGCGAGTGCGCCCGCCGCGCCGATCCGGGTGGCGGTGGCGGCGGCCGCGTCGCCGTCGAGGTCGGTGACGAGCACCCGGTAGCCGCGCTCGACGAGCTCGGTCGCGACGGCCTCCCCGATGCCGCGGGCGGCGCCGGTCACGACGGCCGACCGGGGGGCGTGTGCGGGGATCTCGTGCCGGCCCGCCGGGCGACGTCGTCCGAACATCCCCGGAGTATGCCGTCCGGGGTTACCGGCCGGTAGCCCCGGGTGCCGGTCCGGGTGAATCCCGGGGCGGCCCGCCGGCCGGTGGGACACACTCGGCGCCGTGTCCGCCCCGCTGCACCTGCCCCGGTTCCTGGTCCGCCAGCGGATCACGCTCGGCGTGAACCGCTACGACGTGCACGCCGCGAACCCCGACGGCAGCGAGGGCCCGCTGATGGCCTTCGCCCAGCAGAAGCGGTTCGCGTTCAAGGAGGAGGTCGTCTTCTGGGCCGACGACTCCCGTCGCCGCCGGGTCTTCTCCTTCAGGGCCCGGCAGGCGATGGACGTGCGCGCCCAGCACGACGTCCACGACGAGCACGGCCAGCTCCTCGGCACGTTCGGCAAGAAGTTCGGCGCGAGCCTGTTCCGCTCGACGTGGCGGCTCGAGAGCCCCGGGCTGGCCGCGACCGGGCAGGAGCGCAGCCTGCCGGTCGCGCTCCTGCGCCGGGTGTTCGACGACGTCCCGTTCCCGTTCCACTTCGACTTCACCGAGGACGGCGGCGGGCCGCTCGTCATGACCAGCGACCGGAAGCGGTCGATCCGGGACCGGTACGACGTCGCCGTCCCCGACCCGCGGATCGACTTCCGGCTCGCCGCCTCGGTCGCCGTCGCGCTGGACGCCCTTCAGTCCCGCTGACCCGCGGGCGCCGGGCGGGTCAGCCGTTCGCGGCCACGTCCTCCAGGAACGCGACCAGCGTCCGCACCGGCACGCCCGTCCCGCCCTTGGTCGTGTAGCCGCGCGGCCCGCCGGTGTTGTACGAGGGACCCGCGATGTCGATGTGGGCCCACGGCAGCCCGTCCGGCACGAACTCCTTGAGGAACATCCCGGCGAGCAGCATCCCGGCGAACCGCTGGCCGCTGACGTTGGCGATGTCCGCCACCCGGGAGTCGAGGTCGGAGCGCAGGTACTCCGGCAGCGGCATCGCCCAGGCGTCCTCGCCGGTCGCGACGGCGTGCCCGGTCACCC
Proteins encoded in this window:
- the sucB gene encoding 2-oxoglutarate dehydrogenase, E2 component, dihydrolipoamide succinyltransferase yields the protein MAVTVEMPALGESVTEGTVTRWLKAEGDTVEVDEPLLEVSTDKVDTEIPSPAAGVLKRIIAGEDETVEVGGELAVIGDAGEADTSGGGSEQAAQEAEPEPEPAQEEAPAPKQEPGGSSGGGSGSPVTMPELGESVTEGTVTRWLKQVGESVEVDEPLLEVSTDKVDTEIPSPVAGTVLEHTVGEDETVEVGAQLALVGDGSAAPAQQEAPAPKEEPEQEAPKQPEPKPEPTPAQPKAEAPKEQAAAPKGSTDTQGGASSSNGSGEKPYVTPLVRKLAQENGVDLESVTGSGVGGRIRKQDVLAAAEQKSAPAPAAPSAPAAGGAPKQPQAVPTRSGDAPEPGTTVKLPRLRQVIAQRMTESLSTSAQLTTVQEIDLTRIVKLRNRVKEDFKKREGANLTFLAFIAKATIEALKAFPSLNASISEDAKQVTYHGPVHMGIAVDTPRGLLVPVIKDADDLSLAGIAKKIADVAARTRDGKIGPDELSGGTFTITNIGSAGALFDTPIINQPQVGILGTGAIAKEPKVVAGPEGEDVIAIRSVCYLPLTYDHRLVDGADAGRFLSAVRARLEEGAFEAELGL
- the lpdA gene encoding dihydrolipoyl dehydrogenase — its product is MSEEGLRSTDTADLVILGGGSGGYACALRAAELGLSVVLVEKDKLGGTCLHRGCVPTKALLHAAEVADHARDGGKVGIRSTFDGVDMAGVNSYKDGVVSRLHKGLQGLVASRGITVVEGAGTLEGPGVVRVGDERWTGRNVVLATGSYARSLPGLELDDRIVTSDAAISLDDVPQRVVVLGGGVIGVEFASVWRSFGAEVTVVEALPRLVPGEDEFASTQLARAFRRRRITARTGVRFSKATRQGDTVTVSLESGEEIEADLLLVAVGRGPNTTGHGFAEAGVAMDGGFVTIDERLRTNLDGVFAVGDVTPGLQLAHRGFAHGIFVAEEVAGLSPVPVTDDGIPRVTYCDPEIASVGLTEADARDRYGEVHTLTYDLAGNGKSQILQTSGAIKLVQAGPSGADGPVVGVHMVGSRVGELVGEAQLIYNWEALPADVAALIHAHPTQSEALGEAHLALAGKPLHTHG
- a CDS encoding SDR family oxidoreductase, with amino-acid sequence MFGRRRPAGRHEIPAHAPRSAVVTGAARGIGEAVATELVERGYRVLVTDLDGDAAAATATRIGAAGALAHDVTDPAAAHDVTAAARELAPLGAWVANAGVGFDGTLTALSEARVRALVEVNTLGPAWGARAAIAAFREQAAAGTAHGGEIGVTVSLSGLGPVPGLSVYAASKAGALSLVSGLASEVRREGIRVHAICPDGVDTALLRGMEPGGQAQALVRSGTLVTPTQVATGLVGMFGTARVYRTIPAWRGAVLRLTALLPGPALRMEPAMRAVGARKARSLRR